A genome region from Nitrospira sp. includes the following:
- the rplO gene encoding 50S ribosomal protein L15, producing MKLHDLAPSRGAKHKRKRIGRGPGSGHGKTATKGHKGLKARSGGGKRPGFEGGQMPLIRRVPKYGFTNQFRTEYTIINLKSLADLETTEAITPQLLINEGLVRRKGELIKILAQGELTKPLVVQAHKFSKSAEAKIQAAGGRAEVIPCV from the coding sequence ATGAAGTTGCATGATCTTGCTCCTTCTCGTGGAGCGAAACACAAACGAAAGCGTATCGGCCGTGGTCCTGGATCCGGCCATGGAAAGACCGCGACGAAGGGGCATAAGGGTTTGAAGGCTCGCTCAGGCGGAGGAAAGCGACCTGGGTTCGAAGGCGGACAAATGCCTTTGATTCGTCGAGTTCCAAAGTACGGCTTCACCAATCAATTTCGAACAGAATATACGATCATTAACTTGAAAAGTTTGGCTGATCTGGAGACGACAGAAGCCATTACGCCCCAACTCTTGATCAATGAAGGCCTTGTGCGGCGAAAAGGAGAGCTGATTAAGATTCTGGCCCAGGGGGAGCTCACGAAGCCTCTTGTGGTTCAGGCTCATAAGTTCAGCAAATCAGCAGAGGCCAAGATTCAGGCAGCCGGGGGGAGGGCCGAGGTCATTCCCTGTGTTTGA
- the secY gene encoding preprotein translocase subunit SecY, translating into MFERLLTSFQNIFKIPELRTRVLFTLGMLIVYRVGAHIPTPGINGEALSEFLQKQGGALLGFLDIFSGGSLSRLTIFALGIMPYISASIILQLLTVVIPHLSKLAKEGERGRKKIIQYTRFGTIVIALIQGFGIAVGLEQMNQGAFVLSPGWGFRFMTVITLCAGTGFLMWLGEQITERGIGNGISLIIFAGIVARLPAAVAQTFDLYKVGQLSFPLLVILTLVMFGVVAAIVFLESGRRKVPVQYAKRVIGRRVYGGQSTHIPLKINTAGVIPPIFASSIIAFPATIAGFFETPWIKAIGSQLAPGSLLYTLMYVGLIVFFCFFYTAVVMNPVDMADNLKKYGGFVPGIRPGQRTSDYIYSVLTKITFAGAIYLAIVCVIPEFLIYKLNMPFYFGGTSLLIVIGVGLDTAQQIESHLLNRNYDGFLQKGKLRGRTS; encoded by the coding sequence GTGTTTGAGCGTCTGCTGACTAGTTTTCAAAACATCTTCAAGATACCTGAGTTGCGAACCCGCGTATTATTTACGCTGGGAATGCTTATCGTCTATCGTGTGGGTGCTCATATCCCCACACCGGGTATCAATGGAGAAGCTTTATCCGAATTTCTTCAGAAGCAAGGCGGCGCCTTACTCGGATTTTTGGATATTTTCTCCGGCGGATCCCTCTCCAGACTGACGATTTTTGCGCTGGGCATCATGCCCTACATCAGCGCCTCGATCATTCTTCAGTTGTTGACGGTGGTGATTCCTCATCTGTCCAAACTCGCCAAAGAGGGGGAACGCGGTCGAAAGAAGATTATTCAATACACTCGGTTCGGCACCATCGTCATTGCCCTCATTCAGGGGTTCGGCATTGCGGTCGGCCTGGAGCAAATGAATCAAGGTGCCTTCGTGCTCAGCCCAGGCTGGGGGTTCCGGTTTATGACCGTGATTACGCTCTGCGCCGGCACGGGTTTTTTAATGTGGTTGGGCGAACAGATCACGGAACGAGGTATTGGCAATGGCATTTCGCTCATTATCTTTGCCGGTATCGTTGCAAGACTGCCAGCAGCTGTGGCGCAGACCTTCGACTTGTATAAGGTTGGTCAGTTGAGCTTCCCTCTCTTGGTTATCTTGACGCTAGTCATGTTCGGTGTGGTCGCAGCCATTGTGTTTCTCGAAAGTGGGCGTCGGAAGGTTCCTGTTCAATACGCAAAACGGGTGATCGGCCGTCGGGTGTACGGTGGACAAAGCACGCACATTCCACTCAAGATTAATACCGCGGGTGTGATTCCGCCAATTTTCGCGTCGTCGATCATTGCTTTTCCTGCGACGATTGCCGGATTTTTTGAGACTCCTTGGATTAAGGCTATTGGATCCCAATTGGCACCAGGCTCATTGTTGTATACGTTAATGTACGTCGGGCTGATTGTGTTCTTCTGTTTCTTTTACACCGCAGTCGTTATGAATCCCGTTGATATGGCCGATAATTTGAAGAAATATGGAGGCTTTGTGCCTGGCATCAGACCAGGCCAGAGGACCTCGGACTATATTTATTCGGTGTTGACCAAGATTACCTTTGCCGGAGCGATCTATCTCGCAATCGTGTGCGTCATTCCAGAGTTCCTGATTTACAAGCTCAACATGCCCTTCTACTTTGGTGGAACCTCACTACTGATCGTTATTGGTGTCGGACTGGATACGGCTCAACAGATTGAGTCGCATCTATTGAATCGCAATTACGATGGGTTCCTCCAGAAGGGGAAGCTCCGGGGAAGAACCAGTTAA
- a CDS encoding adenylate kinase, with the protein MRLVFLGAPGVGKGTQADRVTAQFGWPKISTGDLLREAVRKQTPLGIEAKKSMDAGQLVPDSVVIGMVREKLGDPLCQKGFILDGFPRTVPQAEELNRLLADRGVSLDRVINFRVTREDVVKRLSGRRSCPKCQSVFHVDFAAPKISGQCDRCATPLVQRSDDKPETIEARLRVYDEQTSPLIAYYEGKNRLSNLDGAGEMAHVYDRLAKMLVGLGAT; encoded by the coding sequence ATGCGACTTGTATTTTTGGGCGCACCAGGGGTGGGAAAAGGGACTCAAGCGGATCGAGTTACGGCTCAATTCGGTTGGCCAAAGATATCAACCGGTGACCTCCTACGTGAGGCAGTGCGGAAGCAAACCCCGTTAGGAATCGAAGCTAAAAAAAGTATGGATGCGGGGCAGCTTGTTCCGGACAGCGTGGTGATTGGCATGGTGCGGGAGAAATTAGGTGATCCGCTCTGTCAGAAGGGATTCATTTTAGACGGATTTCCGAGAACCGTTCCGCAGGCGGAAGAATTGAATCGGCTACTTGCTGATCGAGGGGTGAGCCTTGATCGGGTGATCAATTTTCGGGTCACGCGAGAGGATGTCGTCAAGCGACTCAGCGGCCGCCGGAGCTGTCCGAAGTGTCAAAGTGTCTTTCATGTGGATTTTGCCGCGCCGAAGATCAGTGGCCAGTGTGATCGCTGTGCTACGCCGTTGGTTCAACGGAGTGATGACAAGCCCGAGACGATCGAGGCTCGCCTTAGGGTCTATGACGAGCAGACGTCGCCATTGATTGCTTACTACGAGGGCAAAAATAGGCTCAGTAACCTTGATGGGGCTGGTGAGATGGCCCACGTGTATGATCGGTTAGCCAAGATGCTTGTTGGGCTCGGCGCTACATGA
- the map gene encoding type I methionyl aminopeptidase, with the protein MIVFKTPDEVSLMAQASQVVAEVLELLKGKVVPGITTDDLDRMAEEAIRGRGAIPAFKGYRNYPKTLCASVNEQVVHGIPSKRRLNEGDIIGLDLGAIVSGFYGDSAITVPVGTASSESLRLIQVTEEAMYRGIAKAVVGNRLSDVSHAVQTHVETAGFAVVTEFVGHGIGRQLHEEPQVPNYGRPGQGPRLQVGMVLAIEPMVNMGSSAIRILEDRWTAVTQDGRWSAHFEHTIAIQPNGPARILSQLSH; encoded by the coding sequence ATGATCGTGTTCAAAACGCCGGACGAAGTCTCGTTGATGGCACAAGCGTCTCAGGTGGTTGCTGAAGTACTGGAATTGTTAAAGGGAAAAGTGGTACCAGGCATTACGACCGATGATCTTGATCGCATGGCTGAAGAGGCCATCCGGGGTCGTGGTGCCATTCCTGCGTTTAAGGGGTATCGTAACTACCCGAAGACGTTGTGTGCCTCTGTGAATGAGCAAGTCGTGCATGGGATTCCATCGAAGCGTCGTCTCAACGAGGGAGACATTATCGGCCTTGACTTGGGTGCCATTGTCTCTGGCTTTTACGGCGATTCGGCAATTACCGTCCCGGTGGGAACGGCAAGTAGTGAATCCTTACGGTTGATTCAGGTGACCGAAGAAGCGATGTATCGTGGCATTGCCAAAGCAGTTGTTGGCAATCGCCTCTCTGATGTTTCGCATGCAGTTCAAACGCATGTTGAAACAGCAGGCTTTGCTGTAGTGACTGAATTTGTCGGCCATGGTATAGGAAGGCAGCTCCATGAGGAACCGCAAGTTCCGAATTATGGACGACCTGGACAAGGTCCCCGTCTCCAGGTTGGTATGGTGTTGGCCATCGAGCCTATGGTGAATATGGGGAGCAGTGCCATTCGCATATTGGAAGATCGCTGGACGGCTGTGACTCAGGATGGTCGGTGGTCAGCTCATTTTGAGCATACGATTGCCATTCAGCCGAATGGCCCGGCGAGAATCCTGTCACAATTATCACATTAA
- the infA gene encoding translation initiation factor IF-1 translates to MPKEDVIEVTGTVAETLPNAMFRVELEHGHRILAHISGKMRMHFIRILPGDKVTVQLSPYDLTRGRITYRFK, encoded by the coding sequence GTGCCAAAAGAAGATGTCATAGAAGTGACCGGCACGGTGGCTGAAACACTCCCGAATGCAATGTTTCGTGTCGAGCTGGAACATGGGCACAGAATTTTAGCGCACATCTCTGGAAAAATGCGGATGCACTTCATTCGTATTCTTCCTGGCGATAAGGTGACTGTGCAGTTGTCGCCCTATGATCTCACTAGGGGCCGGATTACCTATCGTTTCAAGTAG
- the rpmJ gene encoding 50S ribosomal protein L36 — MKVKSSVKPICAKCKVVRRRGVVRVLCANPRHKQRQG, encoded by the coding sequence ATGAAGGTCAAGTCGTCAGTCAAACCGATTTGTGCAAAATGTAAAGTGGTCCGCCGGCGTGGGGTCGTTCGTGTTTTATGCGCCAATCCGCGTCACAAACAGAGACAGGGTTGA
- the rpsM gene encoding 30S ribosomal protein S13, whose product MARIAGVDLPKDKRIDIGLTYVYGIGRVAAQAILKKAGVDGSIRVKDVSEDKIVKIREVIERDYRVEGDLRKEVSMNIKRLVDTGTFRGLRHRKGLPVRGQRTKTNARTRKGRRSGVGSKPQKPAGSRG is encoded by the coding sequence ATGGCGCGTATTGCGGGCGTGGATTTGCCAAAAGACAAACGAATCGATATCGGTTTGACCTACGTGTATGGGATCGGGCGCGTCGCAGCTCAAGCGATTCTCAAGAAAGCTGGAGTTGATGGATCCATTCGCGTGAAAGATGTGAGTGAAGATAAAATCGTCAAGATTCGAGAAGTCATCGAGCGTGACTATCGCGTGGAAGGCGATTTGCGCAAAGAAGTGTCGATGAACATTAAGCGACTGGTGGATACCGGGACATTTCGTGGTCTCCGGCATCGCAAAGGGTTGCCTGTTCGTGGACAGCGGACCAAGACCAATGCACGCACCCGCAAGGGCCGTCGCTCGGGTGTGGGCAGCAAACCACAGAAGCCCGCTGGTTCCAGAGGATAA
- the rpsK gene encoding 30S ribosomal protein S11, giving the protein MSVKKGKKKERKIVQSGVAHVQASFNNTIVTITDMSGNTVVWASSGNQGFKGSRKSTPFAAQRAGEAAARKAMENGMRQVDVYVNGPGAGRESAIRSLQSAGLRINLIRDVTPIPHNGCRPPKRRRV; this is encoded by the coding sequence ATGAGTGTGAAGAAGGGCAAGAAGAAGGAACGGAAGATTGTCCAGAGCGGAGTGGCTCACGTCCAGGCATCGTTTAATAATACGATCGTGACCATTACGGATATGAGCGGCAATACCGTCGTCTGGGCCAGCTCAGGCAATCAAGGATTTAAGGGGTCACGCAAGAGCACTCCTTTTGCCGCGCAACGTGCGGGCGAGGCGGCGGCGCGGAAGGCCATGGAGAACGGTATGCGTCAGGTGGACGTGTATGTCAACGGGCCGGGGGCTGGGCGTGAGTCCGCCATTCGCTCGCTGCAAAGTGCCGGATTGCGCATCAATTTGATTCGCGACGTAACGCCGATTCCTCACAATGGATGTCGGCCGCCGAAGCGCCGCCGCGTCTAA
- the rpsD gene encoding 30S ribosomal protein S4, with product MAKYSGPVCRLCRREGEKLFLKGSRCMTEKCAIERRSYPPGQHGQARQRTSDYSLQLREKQKLKRIYGLQECQFRGIFERAERQTGVTGDTLLRLLECRLDNVVYRLGFGASRKEARQLVNHGHMMINGRKVKAPGALVKAGDSVEVRQKSRELLPIQGALAAVDGRGIPEWLELDRGACKGTIRSLPTKEHIVLPVNEQMVVELYSR from the coding sequence GTGGCAAAATATAGTGGACCTGTCTGCCGCTTGTGTCGGAGAGAGGGCGAGAAGCTCTTCTTGAAAGGGTCTCGTTGTATGACCGAAAAGTGCGCCATCGAGCGCCGGAGTTATCCCCCTGGGCAGCATGGTCAAGCTCGTCAGCGGACGTCGGATTACAGTCTGCAGTTGCGCGAGAAGCAGAAGCTCAAGAGGATCTATGGGCTGCAAGAGTGCCAATTTCGTGGCATTTTTGAACGGGCCGAACGTCAGACCGGCGTCACGGGTGATACGTTATTGCGCCTCCTCGAATGTCGCTTGGATAATGTCGTGTACCGACTCGGCTTCGGAGCCTCCCGAAAAGAGGCCAGGCAGTTGGTGAATCATGGCCACATGATGATCAACGGTCGGAAGGTGAAGGCGCCCGGTGCCCTCGTCAAAGCGGGTGATTCCGTGGAAGTCCGGCAGAAGAGCCGTGAACTTCTTCCCATTCAGGGTGCGCTGGCTGCGGTGGACGGCCGCGGTATCCCGGAATGGCTCGAATTGGACCGAGGTGCCTGCAAGGGCACCATTCGTTCGTTGCCGACCAAGGAGCACATCGTGCTGCCGGTGAACGAGCAGATGGTCGTGGAATTGTACTCGCGCTAA
- a CDS encoding DNA-directed RNA polymerase subunit alpha, which translates to MIKAMKDFQIPMRVEVDKDTLSPTFGRFTTEAFERGFGTTVGNSLRRVLLSSLTGAAVTTVKIEGVLHEFSTIPGVTEDVTSIILNVKSLRLALQGDKPKTIRLKKKGPGEAKGSDIAHDGDVTILTPDLHIATLDKDAALDLEMTIKHGRGFVPAERNKEEGLPIGVIAVDSIFSPIKRVNFHVENARVGRMTDYDKLTLEIWTDGTISPRDALSNAAGIMREHLDIFINPEERSDAKPTAGSEELSDEVNKNLYRSVNELELSVRAANCLKNANIKTIADLVQKTEAEMLKTKNFGKKSLNEIKEILTEMGLSLGMKVDALPSGDAGVRSE; encoded by the coding sequence ATGATTAAAGCGATGAAAGACTTTCAGATCCCCATGCGGGTGGAAGTCGACAAGGACACTCTTTCCCCGACATTCGGAAGATTTACGACCGAGGCATTTGAACGAGGATTTGGCACCACGGTGGGGAATTCCCTTCGTCGGGTGTTGCTGTCTTCTTTGACGGGAGCGGCAGTGACCACTGTCAAGATCGAGGGGGTGTTACACGAGTTCTCCACGATTCCAGGCGTGACGGAAGATGTGACTTCCATCATCTTGAATGTGAAAAGTCTGCGGTTGGCATTGCAGGGCGACAAGCCCAAAACCATTCGGCTCAAGAAGAAGGGACCGGGTGAAGCGAAGGGATCTGATATTGCGCACGACGGGGATGTCACGATTCTTACTCCCGATCTGCACATTGCCACGCTGGACAAAGATGCCGCGCTTGATTTGGAAATGACCATCAAGCATGGTCGTGGATTTGTACCGGCTGAACGTAATAAGGAAGAGGGATTGCCTATTGGGGTGATCGCTGTGGACTCCATTTTCTCCCCGATCAAGCGGGTGAATTTCCACGTCGAGAATGCCCGTGTCGGTCGGATGACCGACTATGACAAGTTGACGCTTGAGATTTGGACGGATGGCACCATTTCTCCGCGCGATGCCTTGTCGAACGCGGCGGGGATTATGCGTGAGCACTTGGATATCTTCATCAATCCTGAAGAGCGTTCGGATGCGAAGCCGACTGCAGGAAGTGAAGAGCTGTCCGATGAAGTGAATAAGAATCTCTATCGTAGTGTGAATGAGCTGGAATTGTCCGTTCGGGCAGCCAATTGCTTGAAGAATGCCAACATCAAGACGATTGCCGACTTAGTGCAAAAAACAGAAGCCGAAATGTTGAAGACCAAAAATTTCGGAAAGAAGTCCCTCAACGAAATCAAGGAAATCCTGACCGAAATGGGACTGAGCCTTGGAATGAAAGTCGACGCCTTGCCGTCAGGCGACGCGGGCGTACGTTCAGAGTAA
- the rplQ gene encoding 50S ribosomal protein L17, whose translation MRHKKKGRQLGRQTKHRWALFRSLVTSLLEHERIETTEAKAKEIRGFTDRMITLGKEGDLPARRRALSFLRSKAVVAKLFSDVASRFRERPGGYTRIIRTRRRIGDAAEMVAIELVTRPEKPKAVPATDVTAAEKKETTEKASASAES comes from the coding sequence GTGCGCCACAAAAAGAAGGGTCGACAGCTCGGACGTCAAACTAAACACCGATGGGCGCTGTTTCGGAGTCTCGTGACTTCATTGCTGGAGCATGAGCGCATCGAAACGACGGAGGCCAAGGCCAAGGAAATTCGTGGTTTTACCGATCGTATGATCACCCTTGGAAAAGAGGGGGACCTTCCTGCCCGTCGTCGTGCGCTGAGCTTCCTGCGCAGCAAGGCCGTGGTGGCAAAGCTGTTCAGCGATGTCGCGTCACGTTTCCGTGAACGTCCCGGAGGCTATACGCGCATCATCCGCACCCGCCGCCGGATTGGTGATGCCGCAGAAATGGTCGCCATCGAATTGGTGACGAGACCGGAGAAGCCGAAGGCCGTTCCAGCAACGGACGTTACGGCTGCAGAAAAGAAAGAGACGACTGAAAAAGCGTCTGCCTCAGCAGAAAGCTAA
- the lptC gene encoding LPS export ABC transporter periplasmic protein LptC, which translates to MWERWIRRSLLTLSVVLAAFLGYLLITRSNPSSSSRSVEPVGTESADARIQDFTFTQTKGDLVQWKVQAEQARLFEKDSRAILNKVHITMYGAQGQELTLSGDEGTLDTQTKNFQLSNRTTPIVVETQSGYTIQTNNLVWTDARHEIQTPDEVTIHGHGLQVTGKGLLGKMDKEEFQVLDDVRVDVVPAS; encoded by the coding sequence ATGTGGGAACGTTGGATTCGTCGAAGTCTTCTCACCCTTAGTGTGGTGCTTGCTGCATTTCTTGGGTACTTGCTCATCACCCGTTCCAATCCTAGTTCCTCGTCGCGTTCAGTCGAGCCCGTGGGCACTGAATCGGCCGATGCCCGTATTCAGGACTTCACCTTCACTCAGACCAAAGGCGATCTTGTGCAGTGGAAAGTGCAGGCCGAACAGGCACGCCTGTTCGAAAAGGACAGCCGCGCCATCTTAAATAAGGTGCACATCACCATGTACGGGGCGCAGGGACAGGAACTCACACTGTCCGGTGATGAGGGCACCCTGGATACACAGACGAAGAACTTTCAACTTTCCAACAGGACCACGCCGATTGTGGTTGAGACGCAAAGTGGCTATACCATTCAGACAAATAATCTTGTATGGACTGATGCGCGGCATGAAATTCAAACTCCAGACGAGGTCACGATTCACGGACATGGGTTGCAAGTCACCGGCAAAGGGTTGCTGGGCAAGATGGACAAAGAAGAGTTTCAGGTCTTGGACGATGTGCGTGTGGATGTGGTGCCTGCTTCCTAG
- a CDS encoding LptA/OstA family protein, protein MHGADPVARKESSANAATTTITSRTMTVSNQENTAIFDGAVVLTRGLLVVHSDHMVVSFHPNRTGADSKPAAVASKSKSNPTAKKMESPEQDAAPAVSERSIRMVEATGRVKIQKEDGRATCEKAVYYEDQKKIILTGEPVAWQKGTRVSGKRIIMFLDEDRSVVEGDSQVVIEGEGGVKR, encoded by the coding sequence GTGCATGGAGCGGACCCGGTCGCAAGGAAAGAGTCTTCGGCGAATGCGGCGACGACGACCATTACGTCTCGAACCATGACGGTCAGCAATCAAGAAAATACCGCGATTTTTGATGGCGCGGTTGTCTTGACCCGTGGGCTGCTGGTGGTGCATTCAGATCATATGGTGGTGTCGTTTCACCCCAACCGTACTGGCGCAGACAGCAAGCCTGCGGCCGTCGCATCCAAGTCCAAGTCAAATCCGACTGCGAAGAAGATGGAATCTCCGGAGCAGGATGCCGCGCCTGCGGTCTCGGAGCGGAGTATCCGAATGGTTGAAGCGACTGGCCGAGTGAAAATTCAGAAAGAAGATGGCCGGGCAACGTGCGAGAAGGCCGTCTACTACGAAGATCAAAAGAAAATCATTCTCACTGGTGAGCCGGTGGCTTGGCAGAAGGGGACCCGCGTATCCGGCAAGCGGATCATCATGTTTCTGGACGAAGATCGAAGTGTGGTCGAGGGCGACTCACAAGTGGTCATCGAGGGGGAAGGTGGTGTCAAGCGGTGA
- the lptB gene encoding LPS export ABC transporter ATP-binding protein, translating into MSSAAHASALDGATPAGAPDRLAASGLVKSFRSRKVVKGVSLDVQAGEVVGLLGPNGAGKTTIFDMMVGLCQPDEGTITLSGHEITELPMYKRARRGIGYLPQESSVFRRLSVEHNILAILEMLGYSRSERMERVETLLKELDLVHIRKSKAYALSGGERRRLEITRALATSPSFMLLDEPFAGIDPIAVADIQQIIIRLKQRNIGVLITDHNVRETLSITDRAYIINEGTILEAGPPGVIEKSEMARAVYLGEGFRL; encoded by the coding sequence ATGTCATCAGCCGCTCACGCATCGGCCCTGGATGGTGCGACTCCGGCGGGTGCGCCCGATCGTCTGGCTGCCAGTGGCTTGGTGAAGAGTTTTCGCAGCCGGAAGGTGGTGAAGGGCGTCTCACTGGATGTGCAGGCCGGCGAAGTCGTCGGTCTCCTGGGGCCGAACGGGGCCGGAAAAACGACGATTTTCGATATGATGGTCGGCCTGTGTCAGCCGGACGAGGGAACGATCACCCTCAGCGGCCATGAGATTACAGAGTTGCCTATGTATAAGCGGGCTCGACGCGGCATTGGGTATTTGCCGCAGGAGTCGTCGGTGTTCCGCCGGCTGTCGGTGGAACACAATATCCTTGCGATTCTGGAGATGCTGGGCTATTCGAGAAGTGAGCGTATGGAGCGGGTCGAGACATTGCTGAAAGAGCTGGATCTGGTGCATATTCGCAAGAGTAAGGCCTATGCCTTGTCTGGCGGGGAACGTCGACGTCTCGAGATCACTCGCGCGTTAGCCACCAGCCCTTCATTTATGCTGTTGGATGAACCGTTTGCCGGTATCGATCCCATTGCCGTGGCCGATATCCAACAAATTATCATCCGCTTAAAGCAGCGGAATATCGGCGTGTTGATTACAGACCACAATGTCCGGGAAACGTTGTCGATTACTGATCGGGCCTACATCATCAATGAAGGTACGATCTTGGAAGCAGGCCCCCCGGGGGTGATCGAGAAAAGTGAAATGGCTAGGGCTGTGTATTTGGGCGAAGGATTCCGTTTGTAA
- the rpoN gene encoding RNA polymerase factor sigma-54 — MKLRLDLRLSQKLIMTPQLQQAIKLLQLSRLELQQSLQQHLMENPLLDELATETEESEETATAEREQPDTSTTVANEVRGEGDDKPAESGENAEEFSASSWEDYFDTDLRRGETDYSSSSKDEFPSYEQTVAKLTSLEDHLVWQLSLSGLSDREKAIGRLIIGNLDDDGYLRMTLDELVADTKYTVDEAESVLKDVQGFDPNGVAARDLSECLLLQLKFLGRSQIASLGSRPGVLKGSVLESIVLHHLKDLEKKQYSRIAKALNISMDDVFEATRIIEGLEPKPGRPFSNTQNYAIVPDVFVVKNEGVWEVLLNDDGLPRMRISPYYKQLMSSGQSGSAETKAYLDDKLRAAQWVIRSIEQRNKTIVKVVSSIVKFQEGFFERGIQHLKPLVLKQVAEDIGMHESTISRVTANKYMYCPQGMLELKFFFNAGLQRADQPTDMLSSLTVREMIRQLVAAEDARKPLKDEEIAARLRTQQVLIARRTVAKYRAEDNIPSATQRRKFF; from the coding sequence ATGAAGCTGCGACTGGATCTCAGGCTCAGTCAAAAACTGATCATGACGCCGCAATTGCAGCAGGCGATCAAACTGTTGCAATTATCCCGGTTGGAGCTTCAGCAGAGCTTGCAGCAGCATCTCATGGAAAATCCCTTGCTCGATGAATTGGCGACGGAGACCGAGGAGAGTGAGGAAACTGCGACCGCAGAGCGGGAACAGCCGGATACGTCGACCACCGTGGCCAATGAAGTGCGCGGCGAAGGCGATGACAAGCCCGCTGAAAGCGGGGAAAATGCCGAGGAGTTCTCGGCCTCCAGCTGGGAAGACTACTTCGACACGGACTTGCGTCGCGGTGAAACAGACTATAGCTCATCCTCGAAGGATGAGTTTCCCTCCTATGAACAAACCGTGGCGAAGTTGACTTCATTGGAAGATCATCTCGTCTGGCAGCTGTCCTTGTCGGGGCTTTCCGACCGAGAAAAAGCCATCGGACGCCTCATTATTGGAAACCTGGACGACGATGGCTATCTTCGCATGACCTTGGACGAACTGGTGGCGGACACCAAATATACTGTCGATGAGGCGGAGTCGGTACTGAAAGATGTTCAAGGATTCGACCCAAATGGTGTGGCGGCAAGGGACTTGTCCGAGTGTCTGTTGCTGCAACTGAAGTTTTTGGGCCGCAGTCAGATCGCTTCCTTAGGATCACGCCCCGGCGTGCTGAAGGGATCGGTGTTGGAATCCATCGTACTGCATCACCTGAAGGACCTGGAGAAAAAGCAGTATAGCCGCATCGCCAAGGCGTTGAATATTTCGATGGACGATGTGTTCGAGGCTACCCGGATTATCGAGGGGTTGGAGCCGAAGCCGGGGAGGCCGTTTTCGAATACGCAGAATTATGCCATCGTGCCTGATGTCTTTGTCGTCAAGAACGAAGGTGTGTGGGAAGTGCTGCTCAACGATGACGGCCTGCCGCGTATGCGGATCAGCCCGTACTACAAACAACTGATGTCGTCGGGGCAGTCTGGCTCGGCGGAGACCAAAGCCTATTTGGACGATAAACTGCGCGCGGCGCAATGGGTGATCCGGAGCATTGAACAGCGCAACAAGACGATTGTGAAAGTCGTGTCCAGCATTGTGAAGTTTCAGGAAGGATTTTTTGAACGGGGCATCCAGCACCTAAAGCCGTTGGTCCTTAAACAAGTCGCCGAGGATATCGGCATGCACGAGTCGACCATCAGCCGGGTGACAGCCAATAAGTATATGTATTGTCCGCAGGGGATGTTGGAGTTAAAATTTTTCTTTAACGCCGGCCTGCAGCGCGCCGATCAGCCGACAGACATGTTGTCGTCGCTCACGGTGCGCGAAATGATTCGACAACTGGTAGCGGCGGAGGATGCTCGGAAACCTCTTAAAGACGAGGAAATCGCCGCACGGCTGCGCACGCAGCAAGTCCTCATCGCCCGTCGCACCGTGGCGAAATATCGCGCGGAGGACAACATTCCCTCTGCGACGCAACGCAGGAAATTTTTCTAG